Sequence from the Agrococcus sp. SL85 genome:
GGCCGTGCGGCCCGGGTGCCAGGCCTTCGCGTCGAGGAGGGCGCCGACCTCGGACAGGGGCGAGCGGAGCTCGCGGTAGGGGACGCCGGAGACGGTGACGCGGCCTGCGTCGGGCCGATCGAGGCCGACGACCATGCGCATCGTGGTGGACTTGCCCGCGCCGTTCGGGCCGAGGAAGCCGGTGACGAGGCCCGGGCGGACCTCGAAGCCGACGTCGTCGACCGCGAGCTTCGCGCCGTAGCGCTTCGTGAGGTGCTCTGCAACGATCATGCATCCAGCGTGCCCGGCAGCGCCGCTGGCCGCGTCGGTCGCTCGGCGGATCCCCGCGGCCTCCGCGTGGTACCCGGGTACCACGCGGTGCGGGACCGCCGTGCCGCGCGGGCGCCGAGGTCGGCGCCTAGGCACCCTGGCGCGCGAGCCGCGGCCACATCGCGCGGCCGAGGAGCGCGCCGACGGCAGCACCCGCGATCGCGCCGACGCCGAGCGCGATGAGCTGCCGCAGCGTGCCGTCGTGGCCGAGCATGCCCTGCGCGACGACGACGCCGGCGAAGGCGCCGAGGAGCAGCGCCGCGACCGCGATCGTGCCCGCGGTCCAGAGCGCCGCGCGCACGCGACGGGCTGCGCCCGCGGTCGCTCGGAGGCCCAGCCACAGTGCGACCGCGAAGAGCGCGATGCCGACCCATGGCAGCGCGCCGACCCAGGCCATCGCCTCGCCCGGTCCCGGGCTGCAGATCGGGCCCGTCGGGCCGTCGTAGCCGGCCTCGTAGCCAGCCATCCAGCACCAGCGCGACCCCGGCCACAGCTGGGCCGCCGCGGTCGTCACCGCGAGCATCGCGCCCACGCCCAGGAGCGCGCCGATCCGCTGCCCGACCGCCGCGATCGCGCGCCGGTCGCTCGCGGCGGCGACCTCGGTCTCGGTGCTCATGCGCGAACGGTAGGCCCGGGAGCCGTGGATCTCCTGCGGGGCGCGAGGTGGGCCGAGCGGCGGACCGCGGCCCGTCGCCTAGGCTCGCCTCATGGCCCGCACCACCTACCTGCTCGTCGACGGCGAGAACATCGACGCGACGCTCGGCGTCTCGGTGCTGGGACGACGCCCGCTGCCCGAGGAGCGACCCCGCTGGAACACGGTGCTCTCGTTCGCCGAGCAGACGTGGCGCCAGCCGGTGCAGGGCCTCTTCTTCCTCGCCGTGAACGCCGAGCTGCCGCTCTCGTTCGTGCAGGCGCTCATCGCGATCGGCTACCGCCCGATCCCGCTGCAGGGCGAGGGCAAGGTCGTCGACATCGCCATCCAGCGCACGGCGGAGGCGCTCGTGGCCCGCGAGGCCGACGTCATGCTCGTGAGCCACGACGGCGACTTCGTGCCGCAGCTCGCGCGCCTCGCCGAGGGCGAGCGGCGCGTAGGCGTGCTCGGCTTCTCGGAGTTCGTGGCCGGAGGCCTGCGGAACGTCGACGGCGTCGAGCTCTTCGACCTCGAGTACGACGTGGCGGCGTTCAAGACGCACCTGCCGCGCGTGCGGATCATCCCGATCGACGAGTTCGACCCGCTCGAGTTCCTCTAGGGGCCGCCGGCCCTGCAGCCCCGCGCCCGATCGGGAGCGGCGCCCCGCCGCGCGCCCGGCGCCCGCGTCCGGCTCAGCCCTGGCGACCCTTCATGCGCGGGTTGCGCTTGTTGATGACGTAGATGCGCCCGCGGCGCTTGACGACCTGCGCGCCCGGCTGCTTCGCGAGCGACTTCAGCGATGCCCTGACCTTCACGGCGGCTCCTTCCTCGGCCGCGTCCGCGACCTGTGCCATAGTTGATAACCGTTCTCAGTAAAGCACGGAAGGTCGACATGGACTCGGTGGTCATGGTGCAGGGCATGCACGACGAGCTGCGGGCGCTGCACGCGGCGCGGCTCTCGGCCGCGAGCCGCACGACGCTCGTCACCTCCTCCGGCGTGCGCGCGGAGCCCGAGCGCGACATCGCCCGCGCGCTCGAGGCCGATCGCTCCCTCGTCATCGACGTGCCGAGCGCCGTCGACCCGCGCCACGTCGTGGCCCTCGCCGCCGACGCGCAGCACGAGCTCGGCGCCATCGAGACGGTGGTCGACGCGCGCATGCTGCTGCGGCTGCTCGGGCTCGACGGGCGGCGGGCGTGCGACTGCTGGCGCGCGCAGCGGCTCGTGGAGCAGCTCGAGCAGTCGACGATGGTGACGATCATGCGCTGGCACCCGCTCGCCACGGCCGACCTCAGCATCGTCATGACCCTCGTGAGCCACCTCGCGCCCCGCACGCGCCTGCGGCTCGACCGCGGCGTCGTCGAGGCGCCCGCGATGGGCGCGATCGAGCGCGAGCACGACCGCGCCGGCTGGACCGCCGTGCTCAACGACGACCACGACCCGCACATGACCGACCCCAGGGTCGCGGCGCTGCGCTTCGACGACCTCCGCCCGTTCCACCCCGAGCGGCTGCGCGCGGCGCTCGAGACGCTCGGCGCGGGGCGCCACGGCGCGCTCGTGCGCTCGGCAGGCTTCATGTGCCTGGCCTCGCGGCCAGGGCGCATGGCGCTGTGGGACCAGGCGGGCGGCGCGATCGATCTGCACCCGCTGCCCGAGCCCGAGCCCGGAGCGCTGCCCGTGGCGCTCGGGCAGGAGCTCGCGCTCATCGGCGTCGACCTCGACCGCGCCGCCGTCGCGTCGCTGCTCGACGTCGCCACGCTCCACGACGACGAGCTCGCCGCGGGGCCCGAGGCGTGGACCCGGCTCGCCGATCCGTTCCCCGAGTGGCACGCGCATGCGCACTGAGCGACGCGGGGGCGCGCGAGGCGACGTCGACAGCGGCGACCCGGGTGACGCGCGCGCGGATGCGCGGGACGACGGACTCGCGGGCGCGCGGGCGGACGACCTCGCGGATGCGGCGGCGCGCTCGCGCGCGATGACGGCGTGGACCCGGGCCGAGGATCCGGCGCTCGGGGCGATCCCCGCCCCGGTGCTCGACGAGCACGTGCGCGCCTCCTTCGCGTCGCCGGGCGGCCGCGCCCTCGGCGTCGCCCGCGTGGCGCACACGCCGCTCGACGACGCCCGCTCGCTCTGGAGCGCCTCGACCGCCGAGCTGCTGCAGCTGCGCCTCGCGGCAGACGCGACGGCGGACGACGTGGGCAACGTGCTCGACCGCTGGCTCGCGCTCGATCCCGTGCCCCTCGCCGGGCCCGAGGGCGAGCGCGCCTGGAGCCTCCGTCTGCCCGTGGTCGCGCGCGCCGCGACGCTCGCGCTCCTCGACCGCGGCTTCGCGCCCGCGACGACGACGATGGTGCGGCCGAGCCGCGCGATCGAGGCGATCGCACCGCCGCCTGCGGGCGTGCGCATCCGGCCTCCGCGCCCCGACGACGCGGCCGCGATGGCCGCGCTCGCCCGTGAGCCTCGTGGCCACGGAGGTCGCGTTCGGCGCCACGCGCGCGCGCCCGCCGCATCTGGCCGACGGCTATGCCGCCGAGGCGCTCGCCGCTCCGGAGGGCTGGACGCTCGTGGCCGAGGGCGACGACGGTGCGGTGCTCGGCTGGGCGTCGATCTCGCCCGCGGCGACCTCGGCCTGGGCAGCGCCCGCCACATCGCTCGCGCCCGCGGCCTACCTCGGGATCGCGACCGTCACGGCCTCCCGCCGCTCCGGCGGCGTCGGCCGCGCGCTCGTGGAGCGGCTGCACGAGCACGCGCGCGGCGAGGGCGTGGCGGCGACGCTGCTCGACGCCTCCGCGTGCAACCCGTGGTCGGTGCCGTTCTGGCATCGGCAGGGGCACCGGCCGCTGTGGACCACGTGGCAGCGGCGGGTGCGGCCGGGCGGCGCGGCCTAGTCGCGCACACGCGCGTGCTCCGCGATCACCACCCCCGAGGCGAAGGCGCGCACGCCGGTGCGCGCGAAGCGCCGCACGCCATGGGCGAGGCCGCCGAAGAGCGGGATGCCGGCGCCCATGACGAGCGGGTTGATCTTGAGGATCAGGTGGTCGATCTCGTCGATGAGCGCGCCCGCCAGCTCGCCGCCGCCGGCGAGCCAGATGCCGGATCCGGCCTCCTGCTTGAGCGCGCGGACCGCGGCGACCGGGTCGTCGGTGGTCTCGATCGCATCCGGGAGGTCGCCGCCGTGCCGGGTGGCCACCACCTGACGCAGGTGCGGGTAGGGGCTCGCGATGCCCGCCTCGAGCGCCGGCAGGTAGGTGCGGCGTCCCATGACGACGGTGTCGAAGCGCGAGCGGTCGGCCTCGACGCCGAGCGCGCCGGCGACGTGCGCGGGGATGGTGTCGGCGAAGTCGCGCAGCAGCACGGGCATGTGGTCGCCCTCGACAGGGAACATCCCGAAGTCGCCGTCGGGGGCTGCGATGCGGCCGTCGAGGCTCGTGGCGACGTAGTAGGTGAGGGTGCGCATGCTCGCTCCTGTTCACAACATCCGTAGTGGTCGACGATGAGACTACGACATCCGTCGTGGTCGCGCTAGGCTCGCGCCATGCCCAGGAACGACGAGCGGCGCCGCGCGCTGGCCGATGCGGGGCTGCGGGTGCTCGCTCGCGAGGGCGCGCGAGGGCTGACGCACCGGGCGGTGGATGCGGAGGCCGGCGTGCCGGTGGGCACGGCCTCCAACTACATGCGCAGCCGCGACGCGCTCGTGCGGGCGCTCGTCGACCGCATCGGCGAGCGCCTCGCGCCGGATCCGTCGGTGGTCGAGGCGCTCTCGGCGCGGGCGCCGTCGCGCGCGCTGTTCGCCGACTACCTCCGCGACGTCGTGCGGCGCCTCACGGCCTCCCCCGACCTCGCGCTCGCGCTCCTCGAGCTGCGGCTGGAGGCCGCGCGCAGGCCGGAGGTGCGGGAGGAGCTGGGCGCGTGGCGCCGCGAGGCCTTCGCGGCCGACGTCGCCTTCAACACCGCGGCCGGCCTGCCGGGCGGTGCGCGGGAGCTCGCGCTCTTCCACTACGCGATCGACGGGCTCGTGCTCGACCGGCTCACGACCTCGATCGATGCGGGGACGCCGACCGACGACGTGGTGGATGCGCTGGTGGCAGGGTTGCTGCCGGAGGGGTGAGGGCGGGCCCTACCCCTGGTCGCCCTCCGCGTACATCCGGAGGCGCACATCGCGCGCATCGGTCATGTGCTCCTCCGCGATGCGCCGCGCGGCCTCCGCGTCGTGAGCGTCGATCGCCGCGAGCAGGGCGTCGTGCTGCTCGAGCACCTGCTCCCAGCGGGAGCCGTGCGTGAGGGTGGTCGTCGGATAGCGGATCAGGTGCGCGTGGAGCCGCCGCAGGAGGTCGTCGAGCGTCGGCGAGTGGCTCGCCTGCCAGAGCGCCTCGTGGAAGGCGCGGTTCGCCCGCGCACGCTCCTGCGGCTCCTCGCCGACCCTGCGCATCGCCTCCTGCGCGGCACGGAGCCGCACGAGGTCGAGCTCGGTCGCCCGCTGCGCAGCACCGCGTGCCGCGGCGCCCTCGAGCGTGATCCGCACCTCGTAGATGTCGAGGATCTCCTCGGGCGAGGACGCGCGCACGCGCACGCCCCGCGCGGCCCGCTCGACGAGTCGCTCGATCTCGAGCCGGTGGAGCGCCTCGCGCACGGGCGTGCGGGAGGTGCCGAACTCACCGGCGAGCGCCACCTCGCCCAGCAGCTGGCCGGCGGGGAAGCGGCCGGTGAGGATCGCCTCGCGGATGCGCTCGTACACGCTCGTCGCCATGGCGCCTCCCTCCAGCCTGCCTCCCGAACCTACCGGGCGCGGAGCGCTCAGGCGGCCGCGCCCGCCCTGCGCCCGAACACCATCCCCGCCGCGAGCCCGGAGCCGCCCGGGTAGTTGCCCGAGAAGAGGCCGCCGAGCATCTCGCCGCAGGCGAAGAGCCCCGGGATCGCCGCGCCCGCCTCGTCGAGCACGCGCCCGTCGAGGTCGCCGCGGAGGCCGCCGAAGGTGAACGTGATGCCGCAGGTGACGGGGTAGGCGAAGAAGGGCCCGGTCTCGATGGGCGAGGCCCAGTGCGACTTGGGCGGCTCGACGTCGGCGCGGCGGCCGTCCTTCACCGTGGGGTCGAGCGGCACGGAGCGGTCGATCGAGGCGTTGAAGGCCTCGACGGTCGCGCCGAGCGCCGCCGCGTCGACGCCCATCCGCTCGGCCAGCTCGTCGAGCGTCGCCGCCTCGTGCACGCCGATGCCCGGCATGTCGTACTCCTCGGTGCGCAGCATCGGTCGCAGGGCGGCGTCGAAGACCTGCCAGGCGATCGAGCCCGGCTGCGCGAGGATCTCGCGGCCGTACTTCGCGTAGGTGTAGTTGCGGAAGTCGGCGCCCTCATCGAGGAACCGCTCGCCCTCGCGGTTCACGAGGATGCCGAGCGGGTAGCTCTGGCGGGTGAGGCGGTTGGTGAGCTCGCGGTTCGACTCGTTGTGCTCGGCCCCCGCATCCCACTGCACCGAGTGGCAGGTGGACCAGTCGCCGCCCTTCGCGGCGCCGATCGCGAGCGCCGCCTCCAGCATGTCGCCGACGTTGTAGGGCGTGCCGCGCACCTTCGCGTGCGCCCAGCCGCGGCCCAGGTGCTCCTCGCGCAGCGCCGGGCTCGACTCGAAGCCGCCGGCGGCGAGCACGACGCTCTCGGCGCGCAGCTCGAGCGCCTCGCCGGTCGTCTCGTCGGTGGCGCGCACGCCGATCACGCGGCCGTCCTCGACCAGCAGGTCCCGGGCGCGGATGCCGTAGCGGACCTCGACGCCGAGCCGCGCGGCGACCGCGGTGTGGTCGGCCATGAGCCCGACGCCGCCGTCGACGTTGCCCACGTGCAGGCCGCCCCAGAACAGGAACGTGCCGTCGGCGCGCTCGTACGCCTGGCGCTCGTACATCAGGCGGTAGCGCAGCCCCAGCTGCGCGAGCCAGCGCACGGCATCGCCCGCCTCGGCCACGAGCACCTCTGCCATCGCCCGGTCGGTGCGGCCCTCCGTGACCTTCTCGAGGTCGGCGAGGTACTCGGCCGAGGAGTACGGGGGCACCTCGGTGCGGTCGTGCCGGTCGTCGGGCACGACGATGTCGAGCAGCGAGCCGAGGCCGTCGTGCGGGATGCGCGTGGCGCCCGCGGTGTAGAAGGAGTTGCCGCCCGCCATCTCGGCGGTGCCGCGCTCGAGCAGCAGGACGCGGCGGCCGCGCTCGGCGGCCGCGTGCGCGGCGGAGAATCCGGCGTTGCCGCCGCCGACGACGATGACGTCCGCATCCTGCGGGGGTCGTGCGGTCATGGATGGTCCTCTCTGGGCGACGGGGTCGCCGGAGCGTTCGATGGGTGGGACGGGGCCAGGATGGGCGCCGCGCTCAGCGCTCGGCGCTCGCGACGGCGCGCTCGTCGGCGGCCGCGGCGAGGCGCAGGGCACGCCGGCGTCGGCGGCCGATGCCGAGCAGCGTCGGCACGACGAGCAGGGCTGCGACCAGGATCCAGAGCACGACGGTCAGCGGGCTCGAGACGAGGATCGCCGGATCGCCCTCCGAGAGCGTCATCGCCCGGCGCAGCTGCGACTCGAGCAGCGGGCCGAGGATGAGGCCGACGACCGCGGGGGCCACCGGGATGTCGGCCAGCCGCAGCAGCATGCCGAAGGCGCCGAGCACCGCGAGGATCACGACGTCCCACACCGAGCCTCCGGCCGCGAAGGCGCCGAGCGCCGCGAACACCGTCACGGCTGCGTAGATCGCCCAGGTGGGGATCGTGAGCAGCTTCGCCCAGACCTTCACGAGCGGCAGGTTGAGCACGAGCAGCATCACGTTGCCGATGTAGAGCGAGGCGATGAGAGCCCAGACGAGGTCGCCAGACTCGGCGAACAGCGTCGGTCCCGGCTGCAGCCCGTACGACTGGAAGGCGGTGAGGATGATCGCGGCGGTGGCGCTGGTGGGCAGGCCGATCGTGAGCAGCGGCACGAGCACGCCCGCGGCCGCCGCGTTGTTCGCGGCCTCCGGCCCTGCGACGCCCTCGATCGCGCCGTGACCGAACTCCGACCGGTGCTTCGAGAGCCGCTTCTCGGCCGCGTAGGAGAGGAACGTGGGGATCTCCGCCCCGCCCGCGGGCAGCGCGCCGATGGGGAAGCCGAGCGCGGTGCCGCGCAGCCAGGCTGGCCACGACCTCCGCAGCTCGCCGCGCGTGAGCACGGCGCGGCCGCGCACCGGCTCGATCGTGGAGCCGCCGCTGTTCGAGAGCACGTGCGAGAGCGTCTCGGCGACCGCGAACAGGCCGACCACGACGAGCACGACGTCGATACCGTCGAGCAGGCGGTCGCTGCCGAAGGTCAGGCGCGCCTGCCCGGACTGGAGGTCGATGCCGACGAGGCCGATGGTCAGGCCGATCAGCAGGCTCGCGGCGCCCTTCAGGAGGTTGGGGCCCAGCAGCGCGGCGACCGAGACGAAGGCGATGGCCATGAGCGCCACGTACTCGGGCGGCCCCAGCGTGATCGCGAACGCGGCCATGGCGGGCGCGACGAAGGTGATGCCGATCGTGGCGATGGTGCCGGCGACGAACGAGCCGAGGGCGGCGGTGGCGAGGGCGGCTGCCGCCCGGCCTGCGCGCGCCATCTTGTTGCCCTCGAGCGCCGAGACGATCGACGCGGACTCCCCTGGCGTGTTCAGCAGGATCGATGTGGTCGACCCGCCGTACATCCCGCCGTAGTAGATGCCCGCGAAGAGGATGAGCGCCGAGGAGGGCTCGAGGCGGAAGGTGATGGGCAGCAGCAGCGCGACCGTGAGGGCCGGCCCGATGCCGGGCAGCACGCCGACGGCGGTGCCGATGGTGACGCCGAGCAGGGCCCAGAGGAGGTTCTCGGGCGTGAGTGCGGCCTCGAAGCCCTGGAGCAGCAGTGCGATCGCATCCATGTCAGAACCCCCAGGGCCCGGCGGGCAGCGTCAGCCCGATCAGTCGGTCGAACAGGAGCACGATCGCGCCCGCGACGAGCACGCCCGCGATCGGCAGGTGCCAGCCGCGCGGGGCGCCGAGCAGCAGCGCGACGCCGACGTACAGCAGCACCGCGGAGAGGAAGAACCCCGCGAGCGGCAGGATCGCCGCGAAGACGAGCAGCGCTGCGACGACCGCGAGCGCGCGGACCCCGCGGCCGCGACGACGGAGGCCCGAGCGCCGCACGCGCAGCAGCACGAGGGCGTAGCGGTGGTAGCCGATCGCGAGCCCGAGGCCCGCGATGCCCAGCAGCACGCCGATCGCGACCGGGAACGCGGCGGGGCCGAGGGGGTCGGAGGTGGCGGGCAGCTGCGCGGCGTCGACGAGCACGAGCACCGCGGCGACGGCCATGATGACGCCGACCAGCGCGCTCGTGGCGCCGGAGAGCACCGCGGGGTAGGCGCCGGCGCCCACCGCCTCGGGCGGCGGCGGCACCGCATCCTCCGCCCGATGCATCGCCTGCAGCTCTGTGGTCTCGAGGCCCGGGCGCCGGCGGTCCCTGCGCGATTCGCGTGCCATCAGCCCACCAGTCCGATCTGCTCGAGCACCTCGGCCGTGGTGGCCTGCTCGTCGTCGACGAAGCGCTCGAGCTCGTCGCCCGTCAGGTACGCGTCGCCCCAGCCGCGGTCGGCGAGGATCTGCTGCCAGGCATCGGTCGCGCGCATCTCGTCGAGCATCGCCACGAGCGCGGCGTGCTCCTCGTCGGTGATGCCGAGCGGGGCGGCGATGCCGCGCCAGTTCTGCAGCTCGACGTCGATGCCGCTGTCGCGCAGCGTGGGCACGCCCTCGGGGATGTCGAGCGCCTCGGGGCTCGAGACCGCGAGGGCGCGGACCGAGCCGTCGGCGATGTACGGCGCGATCTCCGAGATGCCGGAGATGCCGGCGGTCGCGCGACCGGAGAGGATCGTGGTGAGCGCCTCACCGCCGCCGGAGTGGGCGACGTACGAGACCTCGCTCGGGTCGGCGCCGACGTCCTGCGCGATGAGGCCGGCGAGCACCTGCTCGACGCCGCCCGCGGAGCCGCCGGCTATCGAGACGGCGCCGACGTCCGCGGCCATCGCCTCGCCGAGCTGCTCCATGGTCTCGATCTCGGAGTCGGCGGGGACGACCACCGCGAGGTACTCGGTGGTGAGCCGGGCGAGCATGTCGACGTCCTCGAGGCTGCTCTCGGAGCCGTTCGTGAGGATCGCGCCGACCATGATCGAGCCGGTCACCATGAGCTCGTTGGGCTCGCCCGCGTGGCGCACGAACTGCGGCAGGCCGATCGTGCCGCCCGCGCCGCCGACGTTGTAGACCTCCGAGCGGCCGATCACGTCGCCGAGCGCGGTCTGCACAGCGCGGGAGGTCTGGTCCCAGCCACCGCCCGGGTTCGCCGGAGCCATGATCCGCAGCTGGCGCTCGCCCAGCACGGCCTGGTAGCCGGTGGCGGC
This genomic interval carries:
- a CDS encoding GNAT family N-acetyltransferase, with the translated sequence MSLVATEVAFGATRARPPHLADGYAAEALAAPEGWTLVAEGDDGAVLGWASISPAATSAWAAPATSLAPAAYLGIATVTASRRSGGVGRALVERLHEHARGEGVAATLLDASACNPWSVPFWHRQGHRPLWTTWQRRVRPGGAA
- a CDS encoding GntR family transcriptional regulator; amino-acid sequence: MATSVYERIREAILTGRFPAGQLLGEVALAGEFGTSRTPVREALHRLEIERLVERAARGVRVRASSPEEILDIYEVRITLEGAAARGAAQRATELDLVRLRAAQEAMRRVGEEPQERARANRAFHEALWQASHSPTLDDLLRRLHAHLIRYPTTTLTHGSRWEQVLEQHDALLAAIDAHDAEAARRIAEEHMTDARDVRLRMYAEGDQG
- a CDS encoding TetR/AcrR family transcriptional regulator, with the translated sequence MPRNDERRRALADAGLRVLAREGARGLTHRAVDAEAGVPVGTASNYMRSRDALVRALVDRIGERLAPDPSVVEALSARAPSRALFADYLRDVVRRLTASPDLALALLELRLEAARRPEVREELGAWRREAFAADVAFNTAAGLPGGARELALFHYAIDGLVLDRLTTSIDAGTPTDDVVDALVAGLLPEG
- a CDS encoding tripartite tricarboxylate transporter permease codes for the protein MDAIALLLQGFEAALTPENLLWALLGVTIGTAVGVLPGIGPALTVALLLPITFRLEPSSALILFAGIYYGGMYGGSTTSILLNTPGESASIVSALEGNKMARAGRAAAALATAALGSFVAGTIATIGITFVAPAMAAFAITLGPPEYVALMAIAFVSVAALLGPNLLKGAASLLIGLTIGLVGIDLQSGQARLTFGSDRLLDGIDVVLVVVGLFAVAETLSHVLSNSGGSTIEPVRGRAVLTRGELRRSWPAWLRGTALGFPIGALPAGGAEIPTFLSYAAEKRLSKHRSEFGHGAIEGVAGPEAANNAAAAGVLVPLLTIGLPTSATAAIILTAFQSYGLQPGPTLFAESGDLVWALIASLYIGNVMLLVLNLPLVKVWAKLLTIPTWAIYAAVTVFAALGAFAAGGSVWDVVILAVLGAFGMLLRLADIPVAPAVVGLILGPLLESQLRRAMTLSEGDPAILVSSPLTVVLWILVAALLVVPTLLGIGRRRRRALRLAAAADERAVASAER
- a CDS encoding GTP-binding protein, encoding MDSVVMVQGMHDELRALHAARLSAASRTTLVTSSGVRAEPERDIARALEADRSLVIDVPSAVDPRHVVALAADAQHELGAIETVVDARMLLRLLGLDGRRACDCWRAQRLVEQLEQSTMVTIMRWHPLATADLSIVMTLVSHLAPRTRLRLDRGVVEAPAMGAIEREHDRAGWTAVLNDDHDPHMTDPRVAALRFDDLRPFHPERLRAALETLGAGRHGALVRSAGFMCLASRPGRMALWDQAGGAIDLHPLPEPEPGALPVALGQELALIGVDLDRAAVASLLDVATLHDDELAAGPEAWTRLADPFPEWHAHAH
- the ykgO gene encoding type B 50S ribosomal protein L36; protein product: MKVRASLKSLAKQPGAQVVKRRGRIYVINKRNPRMKGRQG
- a CDS encoding Bug family tripartite tricarboxylate transporter substrate binding protein; its protein translation is METAQHESGAEQAPPGRGRIPRPVRLGIGVAAALAMLAGLVVSGIEQRSSAATGYQAVLGERQLRIMAPANPGGGWDQTSRAVQTALGDVIGRSEVYNVGGAGGTIGLPQFVRHAGEPNELMVTGSIMVGAILTNGSESSLEDVDMLARLTTEYLAVVVPADSEIETMEQLGEAMAADVGAVSIAGGSAGGVEQVLAGLIAQDVGADPSEVSYVAHSGGGEALTTILSGRATAGISGISEIAPYIADGSVRALAVSSPEALDIPEGVPTLRDSGIDVELQNWRGIAAPLGITDEEHAALVAMLDEMRATDAWQQILADRGWGDAYLTGDELERFVDDEQATTAEVLEQIGLVG
- a CDS encoding tripartite tricarboxylate transporter TctB family protein — its product is MPPPPEAVGAGAYPAVLSGATSALVGVIMAVAAVLVLVDAAQLPATSDPLGPAAFPVAIGVLLGIAGLGLAIGYHRYALVLLRVRRSGLRRRGRGVRALAVVAALLVFAAILPLAGFFLSAVLLYVGVALLLGAPRGWHLPIAGVLVAGAIVLLFDRLIGLTLPAGPWGF
- a CDS encoding NYN domain-containing protein; the encoded protein is MARTTYLLVDGENIDATLGVSVLGRRPLPEERPRWNTVLSFAEQTWRQPVQGLFFLAVNAELPLSFVQALIAIGYRPIPLQGEGKVVDIAIQRTAEALVAREADVMLVSHDGDFVPQLARLAEGERRVGVLGFSEFVAGGLRNVDGVELFDLEYDVAAFKTHLPRVRIIPIDEFDPLEFL
- the tcuA gene encoding FAD-dependent tricarballylate dehydrogenase TcuA, which translates into the protein MTARPPQDADVIVVGGGNAGFSAAHAAAERGRRVLLLERGTAEMAGGNSFYTAGATRIPHDGLGSLLDIVVPDDRHDRTEVPPYSSAEYLADLEKVTEGRTDRAMAEVLVAEAGDAVRWLAQLGLRYRLMYERQAYERADGTFLFWGGLHVGNVDGGVGLMADHTAVAARLGVEVRYGIRARDLLVEDGRVIGVRATDETTGEALELRAESVVLAAGGFESSPALREEHLGRGWAHAKVRGTPYNVGDMLEAALAIGAAKGGDWSTCHSVQWDAGAEHNESNRELTNRLTRQSYPLGILVNREGERFLDEGADFRNYTYAKYGREILAQPGSIAWQVFDAALRPMLRTEEYDMPGIGVHEAATLDELAERMGVDAAALGATVEAFNASIDRSVPLDPTVKDGRRADVEPPKSHWASPIETGPFFAYPVTCGITFTFGGLRGDLDGRVLDEAGAAIPGLFACGEMLGGLFSGNYPGGSGLAAGMVFGRRAGAAA
- a CDS encoding dihydrofolate reductase family protein; this encodes MRTLTYYVATSLDGRIAAPDGDFGMFPVEGDHMPVLLRDFADTIPAHVAGALGVEADRSRFDTVVMGRRTYLPALEAGIASPYPHLRQVVATRHGGDLPDAIETTDDPVAAVRALKQEAGSGIWLAGGGELAGALIDEIDHLILKINPLVMGAGIPLFGGLAHGVRRFARTGVRAFASGVVIAEHARVRD